A single Rhopalosiphum padi isolate XX-2018 chromosome 4, ASM2088224v1, whole genome shotgun sequence DNA region contains:
- the LOC132928215 gene encoding cold shock domain-containing protein E1 isoform X1 has protein sequence MSNNSQWNLFQSNMLNGSDSSMINFKTLSALTNLNNYPSSRSSNHSPPNYNSQSSQNFPMPSQYQSSQFHQKDSSMNNMFNNGLQSSNFDVFSSDNTAPVSRYPPAGNDIFGGHDTATASSSNNSNFSNESFGNNQGVRETGIIEKLLHSYGFIQCCERQARLFFHFSQFSGNIEHLKIGDPVEFEMTYDRRTGKPIASTVTKIAPEVVLSEERVTGVVTTELRTEGSGGDTQGRISYENRGECFFLPYNKDDVEGNVTLRTGDQVSFQIATNQRGNLGATHVRLENPVHPVKYQGVVCSMKDVFGYIERADIVKEISFPFTEFKDSSKPLQLGDDVEFIIQTRSGKEVACNIERLPPGSVIFEDIEDTVMKGQVLKPLDKTPQNHLPSEPLPGRIRYRAPDYSEVEVSFGEKDQQGDFTLRHGDWVEFRIATDRRDQLKRATNISLLPESFVVSGERRELGIIAVLKQGFGFLRSVEREPKIYFTFNEVLDVQRKLECNDEVEFTVAQDPSSSFGNSRQSAIRIKHLTRGSVQFEVLIEEGLVGIVTVVATEIFEPSSPSKTNAHQFDEVNYEPGVITLHSNGVKRTILYNVKDCNGKYIPRQGDKVRFNLYQIKRNKELIAMNIHLASTASNNNTRTSTDEQNRADIKYGYIAALKDGFGFIETIALDSEVFFRYANLNEPSASLELGMEVEYTLSTRNTGNGGSCASAENVRILPPGSISDNCELLQPNVILDGVVSRPLRSVNPEQTEYAGIIQEVPTTEEENISQYEFGIKGLINKRELLQVGDPVQFQVDSKNRAVNIIAIRKKQRAHVDAIKGLFGFLTHEVEGGKKLFFHTSEVTDGIKLNQGDLVEFVLVVNQRSGKSSGCNVTKISSAENSPPKQPSQRPEHLINRIRTISVIDDGSPKLVVIRQPLGPDGSKGFDPNARKQHNPGQLIEV, from the exons ATGTCTAACAACTCCCAGTGGAATCTGTTTCAATCAAATATGTTGAACGGTAGCGATTCTTCTATGATTAACTTTAAAACTCTCTCTgcattaacaaatttaaacaattacccATCATCGAGATCTTCAAATCATTCACCACCAAACTATAATTCACAGTCAAGTCAAAATTTCCCTATGCCATCACAATATCAGTCATCGCAATTTCATCAAAAGGATTCTTCaatgaataatatgtttaacaatGGACTACAGTCATCAAACTTTGATGTATTCTCTTCTGATAACACTGCACCTGTAAGTCGGTATCCTCCGGCTGGCAACGATATTTTTGGTGGACATGACACGGCTACTGCGAGCAGTTCGAACAATTCAAATTTTTCGAATGAATCATTTGGTAACAATCAAGGTGTTAGGGAAACCGGAATTATAGAGAAACTTttg CATTCTTATGGATTTATTCAATGTTGTGAACGTCAAGCAAGATTATTCTTTCATTTCAGTCAATTTAGTGGCAACATCGAACATCTTAAAATTGGTGATCCCGTTGAATTCGAAATGACTTATGACAGAAGAACTGGTAAACCCATTGCTAGCACTGTTACAAAAATTGCTCCTGAAGTG gtATTAAGTGAAGAAAGAGTAACTGGTGTAGTAACAACAGAATTGAGAACTGAAGGTTCGGGCGGTGATACGCAAGGTCGAATTAGTTATGAAAATCGAGGAGAGTGTTTCTTTCTCCCTTACAATAAAGATGATGTTGAAGGTAATGTCACCCTTAGAACTGGTGATCAAGTAAGCTTTCAAATCGCAACAAATCAAAGGGGTAATTTGGGAGCTACACATGTCCGCTTAGAAAATCCAGTACATCCAGTTAAATATCAGGGAGTTGTATGTTCTATGAAAGATGTTTTTGGTTACATCGAACGAGCTGATATTGTTAAAGAAATTTCATTTCCATTTACTGAATTTAAAGATTCCTCCAAACCTTTACAATTGGGTGATGATGTAGAATTCATAATACAAACACGGAGT GGAAAGGAAGTTGCGTGTAATATTGAACGTTTGCCTCCTGGTTCAGTAATATTTGAAGATATTGAGGATACTGTTATGAAAGGTCAAGTTTTAAAACCTTTAGACAAAACTCCTCAAAACCATTTGCCATCTGAACCACTACCTGGACGTATACGTTATAGAGCACCCGATTATTCTGAAGTTGAAGTTTCATTTGGTGAAAAAGATCAGCAGGGTGATTTTACATTGAG ACACGGTGATTGGGTTGAATTTCGAATAGCGACCGATCGACGAGATCAGTTAAAACGAGCTACTAATATTTCGTTATTACCAGAATCATTTGTAGTTTCTGGTGAAAGAAGAGAACTAGGTATTATTGCAGTTTTAAAACAAGGATTTGGATTTTTACGTTCTGTTGAAAGAGAACCaaagatatattttactttcaatGAAGTTTTGGATGTTCAAAGAAAATTGGAATGTAACGATGAAGTTGAATTTACAGTGGCacaa GATCCTTCATCTTCATTTGGAAATTCTAGACAGAGTGCCATACGAATTAAACACTTGACACGTGGTTCAGTACAATTTGAAGTACTCATTGAAGAAGGATTAGTTGGCATAGTAACAGTTGTAGCAACGGAGATATTTGAACCATCAAGTCCTTCAAAAACTAATGCTCAT cagTTTGATGAGGTTAATTATGAACCAGGAGTTATCACTTTGCATTCAAATGGTGTTAagagaacaatattatataacgtcaAAGACTGCAATGGCAAATATATACCAAGACAAGGAGATaaa gtgaGATTCAATCTCTATCAAATAAAACGCAACAAGGAATTAATTGCGATGAATATTCATTTGGCATCGACTGCATCAAACAATAATACACGTACATCCACTGATGAACAAAATCGTGCAGACATCAAATATGGTTATATTGCTGCCCTTAAAGATGGTTTTGGGTTTATTGAAACCATAGCACTCGATTCTGAAGTATTTTTTAGATATGC aaatttgaaCGAACCAAGTGCGTCTCTTGAACTTGGTATGGAAGTAGAGTATACATTAAGTACCAGGAATACAGGAAATGGTGGGAGCTGTGCATCAGCTGAAAATGTTAGAATTTTACCACCAGGCTCTATTAGTGACAACTGTGAATTGCTTCAACCAAATGTTATTTTGGATGGAGTGGTTTCTCGTCCATTGCGATCTGTAAATCCTGAGCAGACAGAATATGCTGGTATAATTCAAGAAGTACCTACAA ccgAAGAAGAAAATATTTCGCAGTATGAATTTGGAATTAAAGGTTTGATAAATAAAAGAGAGTTGTTACAAGTTGGAGATCCTGTACAATTTCAAGTAGACTCAAAAAATAGAGCTGTAAATATAATTGCGATTAGAAAGAAACAAAGAGCTCATGTTGACGCTATTAAAG gaTTATTTGGGTTTTTAACTCATGAAGTTGAAGGtggtaaaaaactatttttccaTACATCTGAAGTAACTGATGGAATTAAATTAAACCAAGGAGATTTAGTGGAATTTGTATTAGTCGTTAATCAAAGATCAGGAAAATCATCTGGTTGCAACGTCACTAAAATCAG ttctGCAGAAAATTCCCCGCCTAAACAACCATCTCAACGTCCAGAACATTTGATTAACCGCATACGCACCATATCTGTAATAGATGATGGTTCACCAAAATTAGTAGTAATTCGTCAGCCTTTAGGTCCAGACGGATCAAAAGGGTTTGATCCAAATGCTCGTAAACAACACAATCCAGGGCAGCTTATTGAAGTGTAA
- the LOC132928215 gene encoding cold shock domain-containing protein E1 isoform X2 yields the protein MSNNSQWNLFQSNMLNGSDSSMINFKTLSALTNLNNYPSSRSSNHSPPNYNSQSSQNFPMPSQYQSSQFHQKDSSMNNMFNNGLQSSNFDVFSSDNTAPVSRYPPAGNDIFGGHDTATASSSNNSNFSNESFGNNQGVRETGIIEKLLHSYGFIQCCERQARLFFHFSQFSGNIEHLKIGDPVEFEMTYDRRTGKPIASTVTKIAPEVVLSEERVTGVVTTELRTEGSGGDTQGRISYENRGECFFLPYNKDDVEGNVTLRTGDQVSFQIATNQRGNLGATHVRLENPVHPVKYQGVVCSMKDVFGYIERADIVKEISFPFTEFKDSSKPLQLGDDVEFIIQTRSGKEVACNIERLPPGSVIFEDIEDTVMKGQVLKPLDKTPQNHLPSEPLPGRIRYRAPDYSEVEVSFGEKDQQGDFTLRHGDWVEFRIATDRRDQLKRATNISLLPESFVVSGERRELGIIAVLKQGFGFLRSVEREPKIYFTFNEVLDVQRKLECNDEVEFTVAQDPSSSFGNSRQSAIRIKHLTRGSVQFEVLIEEGLVGIVTVVATEIFEPSSPSKTNAHFDEVNYEPGVITLHSNGVKRTILYNVKDCNGKYIPRQGDKVRFNLYQIKRNKELIAMNIHLASTASNNNTRTSTDEQNRADIKYGYIAALKDGFGFIETIALDSEVFFRYANLNEPSASLELGMEVEYTLSTRNTGNGGSCASAENVRILPPGSISDNCELLQPNVILDGVVSRPLRSVNPEQTEYAGIIQEVPTTEEENISQYEFGIKGLINKRELLQVGDPVQFQVDSKNRAVNIIAIRKKQRAHVDAIKGLFGFLTHEVEGGKKLFFHTSEVTDGIKLNQGDLVEFVLVVNQRSGKSSGCNVTKISSAENSPPKQPSQRPEHLINRIRTISVIDDGSPKLVVIRQPLGPDGSKGFDPNARKQHNPGQLIEV from the exons ATGTCTAACAACTCCCAGTGGAATCTGTTTCAATCAAATATGTTGAACGGTAGCGATTCTTCTATGATTAACTTTAAAACTCTCTCTgcattaacaaatttaaacaattacccATCATCGAGATCTTCAAATCATTCACCACCAAACTATAATTCACAGTCAAGTCAAAATTTCCCTATGCCATCACAATATCAGTCATCGCAATTTCATCAAAAGGATTCTTCaatgaataatatgtttaacaatGGACTACAGTCATCAAACTTTGATGTATTCTCTTCTGATAACACTGCACCTGTAAGTCGGTATCCTCCGGCTGGCAACGATATTTTTGGTGGACATGACACGGCTACTGCGAGCAGTTCGAACAATTCAAATTTTTCGAATGAATCATTTGGTAACAATCAAGGTGTTAGGGAAACCGGAATTATAGAGAAACTTttg CATTCTTATGGATTTATTCAATGTTGTGAACGTCAAGCAAGATTATTCTTTCATTTCAGTCAATTTAGTGGCAACATCGAACATCTTAAAATTGGTGATCCCGTTGAATTCGAAATGACTTATGACAGAAGAACTGGTAAACCCATTGCTAGCACTGTTACAAAAATTGCTCCTGAAGTG gtATTAAGTGAAGAAAGAGTAACTGGTGTAGTAACAACAGAATTGAGAACTGAAGGTTCGGGCGGTGATACGCAAGGTCGAATTAGTTATGAAAATCGAGGAGAGTGTTTCTTTCTCCCTTACAATAAAGATGATGTTGAAGGTAATGTCACCCTTAGAACTGGTGATCAAGTAAGCTTTCAAATCGCAACAAATCAAAGGGGTAATTTGGGAGCTACACATGTCCGCTTAGAAAATCCAGTACATCCAGTTAAATATCAGGGAGTTGTATGTTCTATGAAAGATGTTTTTGGTTACATCGAACGAGCTGATATTGTTAAAGAAATTTCATTTCCATTTACTGAATTTAAAGATTCCTCCAAACCTTTACAATTGGGTGATGATGTAGAATTCATAATACAAACACGGAGT GGAAAGGAAGTTGCGTGTAATATTGAACGTTTGCCTCCTGGTTCAGTAATATTTGAAGATATTGAGGATACTGTTATGAAAGGTCAAGTTTTAAAACCTTTAGACAAAACTCCTCAAAACCATTTGCCATCTGAACCACTACCTGGACGTATACGTTATAGAGCACCCGATTATTCTGAAGTTGAAGTTTCATTTGGTGAAAAAGATCAGCAGGGTGATTTTACATTGAG ACACGGTGATTGGGTTGAATTTCGAATAGCGACCGATCGACGAGATCAGTTAAAACGAGCTACTAATATTTCGTTATTACCAGAATCATTTGTAGTTTCTGGTGAAAGAAGAGAACTAGGTATTATTGCAGTTTTAAAACAAGGATTTGGATTTTTACGTTCTGTTGAAAGAGAACCaaagatatattttactttcaatGAAGTTTTGGATGTTCAAAGAAAATTGGAATGTAACGATGAAGTTGAATTTACAGTGGCacaa GATCCTTCATCTTCATTTGGAAATTCTAGACAGAGTGCCATACGAATTAAACACTTGACACGTGGTTCAGTACAATTTGAAGTACTCATTGAAGAAGGATTAGTTGGCATAGTAACAGTTGTAGCAACGGAGATATTTGAACCATCAAGTCCTTCAAAAACTAATGCTCAT TTTGATGAGGTTAATTATGAACCAGGAGTTATCACTTTGCATTCAAATGGTGTTAagagaacaatattatataacgtcaAAGACTGCAATGGCAAATATATACCAAGACAAGGAGATaaa gtgaGATTCAATCTCTATCAAATAAAACGCAACAAGGAATTAATTGCGATGAATATTCATTTGGCATCGACTGCATCAAACAATAATACACGTACATCCACTGATGAACAAAATCGTGCAGACATCAAATATGGTTATATTGCTGCCCTTAAAGATGGTTTTGGGTTTATTGAAACCATAGCACTCGATTCTGAAGTATTTTTTAGATATGC aaatttgaaCGAACCAAGTGCGTCTCTTGAACTTGGTATGGAAGTAGAGTATACATTAAGTACCAGGAATACAGGAAATGGTGGGAGCTGTGCATCAGCTGAAAATGTTAGAATTTTACCACCAGGCTCTATTAGTGACAACTGTGAATTGCTTCAACCAAATGTTATTTTGGATGGAGTGGTTTCTCGTCCATTGCGATCTGTAAATCCTGAGCAGACAGAATATGCTGGTATAATTCAAGAAGTACCTACAA ccgAAGAAGAAAATATTTCGCAGTATGAATTTGGAATTAAAGGTTTGATAAATAAAAGAGAGTTGTTACAAGTTGGAGATCCTGTACAATTTCAAGTAGACTCAAAAAATAGAGCTGTAAATATAATTGCGATTAGAAAGAAACAAAGAGCTCATGTTGACGCTATTAAAG gaTTATTTGGGTTTTTAACTCATGAAGTTGAAGGtggtaaaaaactatttttccaTACATCTGAAGTAACTGATGGAATTAAATTAAACCAAGGAGATTTAGTGGAATTTGTATTAGTCGTTAATCAAAGATCAGGAAAATCATCTGGTTGCAACGTCACTAAAATCAG ttctGCAGAAAATTCCCCGCCTAAACAACCATCTCAACGTCCAGAACATTTGATTAACCGCATACGCACCATATCTGTAATAGATGATGGTTCACCAAAATTAGTAGTAATTCGTCAGCCTTTAGGTCCAGACGGATCAAAAGGGTTTGATCCAAATGCTCGTAAACAACACAATCCAGGGCAGCTTATTGAAGTGTAA
- the LOC132928217 gene encoding protein crumbs-like, whose product MDYATPMILPLLLITTIIPVFEGCDQSRQGCRIQEGQCLCGKGCYSEYRYSNYDECYKALKGRRFDFCAQGPCYHNGVCVQTSQEPGYKCRCAGTGYYGSRCETKCYGQNAKQEVPFECIVI is encoded by the exons ATGGACTACGCTACGCCGATGATCCTGCCACTATTGCTGATCACTACCA TTATACCCGTGTTCGAAGGTTGTGATCAGAGTAGACAAGGTTGTCGAATACAAGAAGGCCAATGTCTCTGCGGCAAGGGTTGCTATTCCGAGTACAGATACAGCAATTACGACGAATGCTACAAAGCGCTTAAAG GTCGCCGATTCGATTTCTGTGCACAAGGCCCGTGTTATCACAACGGGGTGTGCGTTCAAACTTCGCAGGAACCGGGATATAAGTGTAGATGCGCGGGAACTGGATATTACGGATCTAGATGCgaaacaa AATGTTACGGTCAGAATGCGAAGCAGGAAGTACCGTTTGAATGTATCGTTATCTAA